One Candidatus Korarchaeum sp. genomic region harbors:
- a CDS encoding DNA-directed RNA polymerase subunit N, with the protein MFPVRCFTCGSVIGDKWEEFSRRVISGEEPGRVLDSMNITRYCCRRMFLSHIELADLELSFSPLIER; encoded by the coding sequence ATGTTCCCAGTGAGGTGCTTCACCTGCGGTAGCGTGATAGGGGACAAGTGGGAGGAGTTCTCGAGGAGGGTCATATCCGGAGAAGAGCCAGGGAGGGTGCTGGACTCGATGAATATAACTAGGTATTGCTGCAGGAGGATGTTCCTATCCCACATAGAGCTAGCTGACCTCGAGCTATCCTTCTCGCCCTTGATTGAGAGGTGA
- a CDS encoding replication factor C small subunit, with protein sequence MTFELWVEKYRPKTLDDIVGQDDIVRALKGFVERRSMPHLLFAGPAGTGKTTTALALANDIYGSEELVTSNYLELNASDERGIDTIRTKIKDFAKTAPFGNVPFKIIHLDEADNLTADAQQALRRIMEMYSATTRFIFACNYSSKIIEPIQSRCAVFRFGPIPEEAVKGRLIMIAEREGVDYTDDGISAIIYVAEGDLRRAINLLQTASAMASKVDSKVVYRVAGLAHPEEVRAMISSALKGKFLSAREALRNLMINYGMSAQDVIRQLNREIMASKTIPEREKAKLMIFLSEVDFRVTEGAHGDVQLAAMLAKLVEVGESHERGSLGGEVQT encoded by the coding sequence ATGACTTTCGAACTTTGGGTGGAGAAGTACAGACCTAAGACTCTCGACGATATCGTAGGTCAGGATGACATAGTAAGGGCCCTGAAGGGTTTCGTGGAGAGGAGATCCATGCCCCACCTACTGTTCGCCGGGCCAGCTGGTACGGGGAAGACCACCACCGCCCTAGCGTTAGCCAACGACATCTACGGGTCGGAGGAGCTCGTCACCTCCAACTACCTGGAGCTGAACGCGAGTGATGAGAGGGGGATAGACACGATAAGGACTAAGATAAAGGACTTCGCTAAGACAGCTCCATTCGGAAACGTTCCATTCAAGATAATACATCTAGATGAGGCTGATAATCTGACTGCAGACGCTCAACAAGCTTTAAGGAGGATAATGGAGATGTACTCGGCTACTACAAGGTTCATATTCGCCTGCAACTACTCATCTAAGATAATAGAGCCGATACAGTCTAGGTGCGCTGTCTTCAGGTTCGGCCCAATCCCTGAGGAGGCCGTGAAGGGGAGGCTCATCATGATAGCTGAGAGGGAGGGCGTGGATTACACGGATGACGGGATATCCGCTATAATATACGTGGCTGAGGGGGACCTGAGGAGGGCCATAAACCTGCTCCAGACGGCCTCAGCTATGGCCAGCAAGGTCGACTCGAAGGTGGTCTACAGGGTGGCTGGGCTAGCTCACCCCGAGGAGGTCAGGGCGATGATAAGCTCGGCCCTCAAGGGGAAGTTCCTATCGGCTAGGGAGGCCCTGAGGAACCTGATGATAAACTACGGGATGTCGGCCCAGGACGTCATAAGGCAGTTGAATAGGGAGATAATGGCGAGTAAGACGATACCTGAAAGGGAGAAAGCTAAACTAATGATATTCTTGAGTGAGGTAGACTTCAGAGTGACTGAAGGAGCTCATGGGGATGTCCAGCTCGCTGCGATGTTAGCTAAGCTGGTTGAGGTTGGTGAGTCGCATGAGAGAGGTTCCCTGGGTGGAGAAGTACAGACCTAG
- a CDS encoding AAA family ATPase: protein MAPQRNYFSTAPLLGVTIPILRDPRMFSDSYTPRKLPHREREVELILKTLSSGSDLSEGLVLIKGEPGIGKTSVARVSTRRLAEGTRIEVIHVNCRTYRTPSSVLQKVASTLVPGIPERGLSHEEMTLVLERAMSREEKLLVIVLDEVDYVRNGDYLVYTMLRLHEGGASRSPTVMAIARWEPPYTLDDSIRSFLLLRMTLERYTEEQLRDIVRYRASEALEEGSYDEEVIEKVVDLSKHTGNARTALKILYLAAKLSEERGLSLITPDAVSEAAARVGIVGVSEETIAPLDVHDKLLLLATGRRLASTGKSWIRMGDLLEEYKLLCEEIGVTPYKYTAIWKKVRELRNMGFLDTKKSGEGMRGQTTLISLGSIPADKLVDKIREMLREDLSPLPPGF from the coding sequence ATAGCACCGCAAAGGAATTATTTTTCCACCGCCCCGCTACTGGGTGTTACCATACCCATACTGAGAGATCCCAGGATGTTCTCGGATTCCTACACACCGCGTAAGCTACCTCACAGGGAGAGGGAGGTCGAGTTGATCCTCAAAACCCTCTCCTCAGGCTCCGATCTGAGTGAAGGTTTGGTCCTGATCAAGGGGGAGCCGGGGATAGGGAAGACCTCCGTGGCCAGGGTCTCCACGAGGAGACTGGCTGAGGGCACACGCATCGAGGTCATTCACGTGAATTGCAGGACTTACAGGACCCCTTCGTCCGTCCTACAGAAGGTAGCTTCAACACTGGTCCCCGGGATACCGGAGAGGGGGCTCTCCCATGAGGAGATGACGCTCGTCCTCGAGAGGGCGATGTCAAGGGAGGAGAAGCTCCTGGTCATTGTTCTAGATGAGGTAGATTACGTGAGGAACGGTGATTACCTCGTCTACACGATGCTCAGGTTGCACGAGGGAGGGGCATCGAGATCCCCGACCGTCATGGCTATAGCCAGGTGGGAACCTCCCTACACCCTGGACGACTCGATAAGGAGCTTTCTACTACTCAGGATGACGCTCGAGAGGTATACGGAGGAGCAGTTGAGGGATATAGTGAGGTACAGGGCTAGCGAGGCCCTGGAGGAAGGTAGCTACGATGAGGAGGTGATAGAGAAGGTAGTAGATCTATCTAAGCACACTGGAAACGCTAGAACAGCTTTGAAGATACTTTACCTGGCGGCTAAACTCTCTGAGGAGAGGGGACTCAGCCTCATAACCCCTGATGCCGTCAGCGAGGCAGCCGCTAGGGTGGGGATCGTCGGGGTGAGTGAGGAGACCATAGCACCTCTCGATGTCCACGATAAGCTCCTCCTACTGGCTACCGGTAGGAGGTTGGCTTCCACGGGTAAGTCCTGGATAAGGATGGGAGATCTACTCGAGGAGTACAAGCTCCTCTGCGAGGAGATCGGCGTAACCCCTTACAAGTACACAGCCATATGGAAGAAGGTTAGGGAGCTTAGGAACATGGGTTTCTTGGATACGAAGAAATCCGGGGAGGGAATGAGGGGTCAGACGACGCTGATATCACTTGGTTCCATCCCAGCTGATAAGCTGGTCGATAAGATCAGGGAGATGCTTAGGGAGGACCTGAGCCCCCTACCCCCCGGCTTCTAG
- a CDS encoding replication factor C large subunit, giving the protein MREVPWVEKYRPRTLDGIKGQKEAVEEIRKWIEDVKGGKRVKPLLIVGPPGSGKTSAAHAIANELGYDAVEVNASDLRDREHLQYIVESSNAVSLLTGSRRLIILDEIDALPSEGYAIVSLVRELMARVPIVMTANDPYERHLYEIRSLSTMVRFSRVRWQTVVSVLREICRREGLSVPEEALVRIAKSSQGDLRAAINDLEGFAKGSFDLLKYLGDKYGKRDVETDVFKVLSAIFYGENCYPAYLSSLNLDMDPDMLFRWIEGNVAHVYKGASLARAYEMLSLADVMRGRIVRTNNWRFLAYFTQLMTFGVCVAKEGKPEGERFRPPDLIKQLAATKEMRARTKRFLADIAKRIHLSTASVRMEIVPILIADAKAKGKLLRSLERELGIRESEMKEILADLEEIYKLEAGG; this is encoded by the coding sequence ATGAGAGAGGTTCCCTGGGTGGAGAAGTACAGACCTAGGACTTTGGATGGGATAAAGGGGCAGAAGGAAGCTGTAGAGGAGATAAGGAAATGGATTGAAGATGTGAAAGGGGGGAAGAGGGTAAAGCCACTGCTCATAGTGGGTCCACCTGGTTCCGGGAAGACATCCGCAGCCCACGCCATAGCTAACGAGTTGGGCTACGATGCCGTGGAGGTGAACGCGAGTGATCTGAGGGACAGGGAGCATTTGCAGTACATAGTTGAGAGCTCTAACGCTGTTAGCTTGCTCACCGGGAGCAGGAGACTCATCATACTGGATGAGATAGATGCCCTCCCGAGCGAGGGCTACGCCATAGTCTCCCTAGTGAGGGAGCTCATGGCTAGGGTCCCGATCGTGATGACCGCAAACGATCCCTATGAGAGGCACCTTTACGAGATAAGGTCCCTCTCCACGATGGTGAGGTTCTCCAGGGTGAGGTGGCAGACGGTGGTGAGCGTCCTGAGGGAGATATGCAGGAGGGAGGGGCTGAGCGTCCCCGAGGAGGCCCTAGTTAGGATAGCTAAGTCGAGTCAGGGGGACCTGAGAGCCGCCATAAACGATCTAGAGGGGTTTGCTAAGGGCTCATTCGACTTACTGAAGTACTTGGGTGATAAGTACGGGAAGAGAGACGTGGAGACCGATGTCTTCAAGGTGCTGAGCGCTATATTCTACGGGGAGAACTGCTACCCGGCTTACCTCTCATCCCTGAACTTGGACATGGATCCAGATATGCTCTTCAGGTGGATCGAGGGGAACGTGGCTCACGTCTACAAGGGGGCTTCCCTAGCCAGGGCTTACGAGATGCTCTCCTTAGCCGATGTCATGAGGGGGAGGATAGTGAGGACGAACAACTGGAGGTTCCTAGCCTACTTCACCCAACTGATGACCTTCGGGGTGTGCGTCGCTAAGGAGGGGAAGCCCGAGGGGGAGAGGTTCAGGCCCCCGGATCTGATAAAGCAGTTAGCGGCCACTAAGGAGATGAGAGCTAGGACTAAGAGGTTCCTAGCGGACATAGCTAAGAGGATCCACTTATCCACAGCTTCCGTTAGGATGGAGATCGTCCCAATACTGATAGCTGATGCTAAAGCTAAGGGGAAACTCTTGAGAAGCCTGGAAAGGGAGCTGGGGATAAGGGAGAGCGAGATGAAGGAGATATTAGCTGATCTGGAGGAGATATATAAGCTAGAAGCCGGGGGGTAG